One window from the genome of Jeotgalibaca sp. MA1X17-3 encodes:
- a CDS encoding DUF2922 domain-containing protein, giving the protein MDTTLTLEMKFGTADGKIKNLTIKNPKSGLTSENVQPAMETIIGLNAFEIKGINPYAALGSARYVERTVTDVFAAE; this is encoded by the coding sequence ATGGACACAACTTTAACACTAGAAATGAAATTCGGTACTGCTGATGGAAAAATTAAAAATCTGACGATCAAAAATCCTAAATCAGGGTTAACATCAGAAAATGTTCAGCCGGCAATGGAAACCATCATCGGTCTAAATGCTTTTGAAATCAAAGGGATCAATCCTTATGCAGCTCTAGGTAGCGCACGTTATGTAGAACGCACCGTTACTGACGTATTTGCTGCTGAATAA
- a CDS encoding LysM peptidoglycan-binding domain-containing protein, with protein sequence MSYPIEKSLLNIYQADLYKSLFIIAHESGNPNNVGTNSLNNEIAYMKRNYSNAFVSHWVGAGGKIVQIAKTGKIQWGAGPKANPYAYAQVELARTNNRTQFQKDYAAYVWLLRQLAQEANLPCTLNSGTSLTSPGIKTHAWISRYLGGTDHVDPDDYLASWGVSMTQFKKDIEAAKAPTYLLHLVVRGDTLWALSRKHHMTVAELKALNHLKSDLILIGQVLKVKAL encoded by the coding sequence ATGTCATATCCAATCGAAAAAAGTCTCTTAAATATTTATCAAGCGGACCTTTATAAATCTCTATTCATTATTGCTCACGAATCAGGAAATCCTAATAACGTTGGTACAAATAGTTTGAATAATGAAATTGCTTATATGAAACGCAACTACTCCAATGCTTTCGTTTCACATTGGGTAGGAGCAGGAGGAAAAATTGTTCAAATTGCTAAAACTGGTAAAATTCAATGGGGTGCTGGACCTAAAGCGAATCCTTATGCCTATGCTCAAGTAGAATTAGCCCGGACAAATAACCGAACACAATTCCAAAAAGATTATGCTGCTTACGTATGGTTATTGCGTCAATTAGCTCAAGAAGCTAACCTTCCTTGCACATTAAATAGCGGAACTTCTTTAACATCACCTGGAATCAAAACCCATGCATGGATTTCTCGTTATTTAGGTGGCACAGATCATGTAGATCCCGATGATTATTTAGCTAGTTGGGGAGTAAGTATGACTCAGTTTAAAAAAGATATTGAAGCAGCAAAGGCCCCTACTTACTTATTACATCTAGTAGTCAGAGGAGACACTCTTTGGGCTCTTTCTAGAAAGCATCACATGACGGTCGCAGAATTAAAAGCATTGAATCATTTAAAATCAGATTTAATTCTAATTGGACAAGTTCTGAAAGTGAAAGCCTTGTAA
- a CDS encoding RloB family protein yields the protein MPRNKQKKKDYQRKVATRLPKKTFLIVCEGTKTEPNYFRSFPVLSAKVEIVGTGRNTLSLVRYAEGILQQRQDQFDEVWLVFDKDSFSADSFNQAINYCQTHYQEGFRVAYSNEAFELWYVLHYQLITRPISRYRYSSILTKKMGFRYKKNIPHLYRLLKERQPMALKNAKILYQNRSHSPAKDNPSTTVFQLVEELNRHIID from the coding sequence ATGCCGAGGAATAAGCAGAAGAAAAAAGATTATCAACGAAAAGTAGCTACTCGACTGCCGAAGAAAACCTTTTTAATTGTCTGTGAAGGAACCAAGACAGAACCAAATTATTTTCGCAGTTTTCCTGTTTTATCAGCAAAAGTTGAAATTGTAGGAACTGGACGGAATACGTTATCACTTGTTCGATATGCGGAAGGTATTTTACAACAACGTCAAGATCAGTTTGATGAAGTTTGGTTAGTATTTGACAAAGACTCTTTTTCAGCCGACAGTTTTAATCAAGCAATCAACTATTGTCAAACTCATTACCAAGAAGGGTTTCGAGTTGCTTATAGTAATGAAGCTTTTGAATTGTGGTATGTCTTACATTATCAATTAATAACCAGGCCGATTAGTCGATATCGTTATTCAAGTATTCTCACTAAAAAAATGGGTTTTCGTTATAAAAAAAATATTCCTCATTTATATCGTTTATTGAAAGAAAGACAACCAATGGCTCTTAAAAATGCAAAAATTCTATATCAAAACCGAAGCCACTCTCCTGCCAAAGACAATCCTTCAACGACTGTTTTTCAGCTTGTAGAGGAATTGAATCGTCATATAATAGATTAG
- a CDS encoding ATP/GTP-binding protein, whose product MLIELVVENFYSFQEESVFSMVASSIPEHPGTVAQTNIFPICKVSAIYGANASGKSNLLKSLALIQEGVLLEKGMEQEWLDKIKPFHLDAKMELEDTLLETSFILEGVLYRYGFYVNRSEIIEEYLYEEGAKSIPYFRRTKEEGMVEGTWLSFVDSDKLVSNRLLLADLFRNLTELPVISFMKAWFKSIQIIMDTNAVSLTNLIAKLHLKKYKHNLLEILQVADPSIHDLIIRKNYDSKTGIKTERFFVIKLKKQLDGSLKPFQEGFLFHDVESAGTVKLLAVAGPIIEALETGSLLLIDEMDQSFHPMMTCYVLDLFRGEFNQKGAQLVFSTHDISNLRSDLFRRDQVWFVEKKKNGRSELTSLVEFQFDEHERKNSFQFYQNYLNGKYGAIPFVPPTDWWVDNAEE is encoded by the coding sequence ATGCTGATAGAACTTGTGGTAGAGAATTTTTATTCTTTTCAAGAAGAGTCTGTTTTTTCGATGGTTGCTAGTTCAATTCCAGAACATCCAGGAACCGTAGCGCAAACCAATATTTTTCCAATTTGTAAAGTTAGTGCCATATATGGAGCAAATGCAAGTGGCAAAAGTAATCTGTTGAAATCCTTAGCGTTGATTCAAGAGGGAGTATTGTTAGAAAAGGGAATGGAACAAGAGTGGTTAGATAAAATAAAACCATTTCATTTGGATGCAAAGATGGAATTGGAAGATACGTTACTAGAAACCAGTTTTATTTTAGAAGGAGTCCTCTATCGGTATGGTTTTTATGTGAATCGCTCCGAAATCATAGAAGAATATCTTTATGAAGAAGGCGCAAAATCCATTCCTTACTTTCGTCGCACAAAAGAAGAAGGCATGGTAGAAGGTACGTGGCTTTCTTTTGTTGACTCCGATAAACTAGTCTCCAATCGTTTACTACTAGCGGACTTATTTAGGAACCTAACAGAACTCCCGGTTATTTCTTTTATGAAAGCTTGGTTTAAAAGTATACAGATTATTATGGATACGAATGCTGTTAGCCTAACCAATTTAATAGCCAAGCTTCATTTAAAAAAATATAAACATAACTTACTAGAAATTCTTCAAGTTGCAGATCCGTCTATTCATGATTTAATCATACGTAAAAATTATGATTCTAAAACAGGAATAAAAACAGAACGCTTTTTCGTAATCAAATTAAAAAAACAATTAGATGGGAGCTTGAAACCATTTCAAGAAGGATTTCTCTTTCATGATGTAGAGTCGGCTGGAACCGTCAAGCTACTAGCAGTCGCTGGTCCCATTATCGAAGCGTTAGAAACCGGTAGTTTGTTACTTATTGATGAAATGGATCAAAGTTTCCATCCGATGATGACTTGTTATGTACTGGATTTATTTCGTGGAGAATTTAACCAAAAAGGGGCACAATTAGTATTTTCAACCCATGATATTTCTAACTTAAGAAGTGATTTGTTTCGGAGGGACCAAGTGTGGTTTGTCGAAAAGAAAAAGAATGGCAGGAGTGAATTAACTTCTTTAGTTGAATTTCAATTCGATGAGCACGAACGCAAAAATAGTTTTCAGTTTTATCAAAACTATCTTAATGGAAAGTATGGAGCGATTCCCTTTGTGCCTCCTACAGATTGGTGGGTAGACAATGCCGAGGAATAA
- a CDS encoding glycoside hydrolase family 13 protein, with product MEKSAIYHRPESEYCYIYSPGHVHVRLRTKKGDVDKVNFIQGDPFNLHLKNWHLNESPMEHLASTDLHDYWLMDTDEYVKRMSYGFHIYGKDGSDVLYNDKGVFPYEEEHLNNSGPYFRLPYFHETDRFKAPDWVKKTIWYQIFPERFKNGNPENDPENTLEWDSKAELTTTDFYGGDLEGIIQKLDYLEELGINGIYMTPIFQAPSNHKYDTTDYYQIDSAFGDKELFKQFVDEVHRRGMRIMLDAVFNHIGAHSSQWNDVAEYQEDSKYRDWFHIREFPVPKATDIQAKGLEYNAHAEDLPYETYAYVPMMPKINTHHEEVQEYLLDIATYWIKEFDIDGWRLDVANEVDHSFWKKFNQRCLSVKPDFYILGEIWTSSRSWLNGDEFHGVMNYSLVGNITDFFVGKKSTPTELAYLLNEQLTLYRKQTQETMFNMLDSHDTARILTMTNGDKDLVKSTMAFMFLMHGSPCIYYGTEVGMAGGADPQCRRCMVWEEEKQDHDMLTFTKDLIQFRKDYQPLLSYGNLKWNLLLDEENVVGLKRELGDDLMLAYFNQGEKSFELAQADNQKTLLSHLSTTTSEKTMIEPNGFTILWEKQAK from the coding sequence ATGGAAAAATCAGCAATTTATCATCGTCCCGAGAGTGAATATTGTTATATCTATTCACCGGGACACGTTCATGTTCGCCTACGTACGAAAAAAGGGGACGTAGACAAAGTAAACTTTATTCAAGGGGATCCTTTTAATTTACATTTAAAAAATTGGCATTTAAACGAAAGCCCGATGGAGCATTTGGCTTCAACTGATTTACATGACTATTGGTTAATGGATACGGACGAGTATGTAAAACGCATGTCATACGGATTTCATATTTATGGAAAAGATGGCAGCGATGTTTTGTACAATGACAAAGGGGTATTTCCGTATGAGGAAGAGCATCTAAATAATTCAGGTCCTTACTTCCGCTTGCCTTATTTTCATGAAACCGATCGTTTTAAGGCGCCAGATTGGGTCAAGAAAACGATTTGGTATCAAATTTTCCCAGAACGTTTTAAAAATGGGAATCCAGAAAATGATCCAGAAAACACGTTGGAATGGGATAGTAAAGCAGAATTAACTACGACTGACTTTTATGGTGGAGATCTGGAAGGGATTATTCAGAAACTAGATTATTTAGAAGAGTTAGGAATCAATGGGATCTATATGACGCCTATTTTCCAAGCTCCATCGAATCATAAATACGACACGACTGATTACTACCAAATCGATTCTGCTTTTGGGGATAAAGAATTATTCAAGCAGTTTGTTGACGAGGTTCATCGTCGTGGTATGCGAATTATGTTGGATGCGGTATTTAATCATATCGGAGCACATTCCAGTCAGTGGAACGATGTAGCCGAATATCAAGAAGATTCTAAATACCGTGACTGGTTCCATATCCGTGAATTCCCTGTTCCAAAAGCGACAGATATTCAGGCAAAAGGATTGGAGTACAATGCACATGCGGAAGACTTACCGTATGAAACGTATGCTTATGTTCCGATGATGCCTAAAATCAATACTCATCACGAAGAAGTGCAAGAGTATTTACTAGATATCGCTACGTATTGGATTAAAGAATTCGATATTGATGGTTGGCGTTTGGACGTTGCCAATGAAGTAGATCATAGTTTCTGGAAGAAATTCAATCAACGCTGCTTGAGTGTAAAACCAGATTTTTATATTTTAGGTGAAATTTGGACTTCTTCACGTAGTTGGTTAAATGGGGATGAGTTCCATGGAGTGATGAATTATTCGTTAGTGGGGAACATTACCGACTTTTTTGTTGGGAAAAAATCAACGCCTACAGAATTAGCGTACCTTTTAAATGAGCAACTAACGTTATACCGGAAACAAACGCAAGAAACGATGTTCAATATGTTGGACTCTCATGATACTGCGCGCATTTTGACAATGACAAATGGTGATAAAGATTTAGTGAAATCGACAATGGCCTTCATGTTCTTGATGCATGGCTCTCCTTGCATTTATTATGGAACAGAAGTGGGGATGGCAGGAGGAGCGGATCCACAATGTCGTCGTTGTATGGTTTGGGAAGAAGAAAAGCAGGACCATGACATGCTTACGTTCACGAAGGACTTAATTCAGTTTCGTAAAGATTACCAGCCGTTACTGAGTTATGGTAATTTGAAATGGAATCTTTTATTGGATGAGGAAAATGTAGTAGGGCTCAAACGAGAACTGGGTGACGATTTGATGTTGGCTTACTTTAATCAAGGGGAGAAATCCTTTGAGTTGGCACAAGCAGATAATCAAAAGACTTTGTTGAGTCATTTATCGACTACGACATCTGAAAAAACAATGATTGAACCAAATGGCTTTACCATTCTTTGGGAAAAACAAGCCAAATAG
- a CDS encoding nuclease-related domain-containing protein: MIYKARVKSKSITILECLAGRMQFSQSDYWKYHNQKKGFEGEQLLDTMLENLECDCLILNDLELPYNSSSFQIDSLIITAFKIYLLEVKNYEGDFFMEGKDLYQKPNYLRSNPELYLERKQDYLTRVLQEKGCSYPIESKVLYIHNEFTLLQAPLVSSILLPTQIPAYLRNLSTISSKISTAHKKLANTLLEMHLEDNGKRNIPVFTYDDLQKGILCPQCSSPAIHIKQKYCSCANCGYQSTNTQELIRCIDEFRLLFPDKKVTTQAIYLWCAKMFSKKSIQRVLTRYYQVKGATKGAYYQ, from the coding sequence ATGATCTATAAAGCGAGAGTAAAATCAAAATCAATTACTATTTTAGAGTGCCTTGCAGGAAGGATGCAATTTTCCCAAAGTGATTACTGGAAATATCATAATCAGAAAAAAGGATTCGAAGGAGAACAGTTATTAGATACGATGTTAGAAAACTTAGAATGTGACTGCTTGATCTTGAATGATTTGGAGCTACCTTACAACAGCTCCTCCTTTCAGATTGACTCGTTGATTATTACCGCATTCAAAATTTACTTATTGGAAGTAAAGAATTATGAAGGAGACTTCTTTATGGAAGGAAAAGATCTTTACCAAAAACCGAATTATTTAAGAAGTAATCCAGAACTTTATTTAGAACGAAAACAAGATTACCTAACTCGAGTGTTACAAGAAAAAGGATGCTCCTATCCCATTGAATCTAAAGTCCTTTATATTCATAACGAGTTCACTTTATTACAGGCTCCACTGGTTTCCAGTATTTTACTACCTACACAAATTCCAGCTTATTTAAGGAATTTAAGTACGATTTCTAGTAAAATATCGACCGCTCATAAAAAATTAGCAAACACTTTACTCGAAATGCATCTGGAAGACAATGGAAAACGAAACATCCCCGTATTTACCTATGATGATTTACAAAAAGGTATTTTGTGCCCTCAGTGTAGCTCGCCTGCCATCCATATCAAGCAGAAATATTGTAGCTGTGCTAATTGTGGGTATCAAAGTACCAATACGCAGGAACTGATTCGCTGTATCGATGAGTTTCGTTTACTGTTTCCAGATAAAAAAGTAACTACTCAGGCCATTTACCTGTGGTGTGCCAAAATGTTCAGCAAAAAGTCGATTCAAAGAGTGTTGACTCGCTATTACCAGGTAAAAGGTGCTACGAAAGGGGCTTATTATCAATAA
- a CDS encoding GtrA family protein — MNKLLQQIIKFGLIGVVATLIDFGVLTALTELFGVHYLVSAAFGFLVANVFNYLFSMRYVFQSRFTKEERHKEFLLFVLLSVFGLLFNQLFMWLFVEVVGLYYLIGKVLATGFVMLWNFISRKLWIE, encoded by the coding sequence ATGAATAAATTGCTCCAGCAGATTATCAAATTTGGTTTAATAGGGGTAGTTGCTACACTAATTGATTTTGGAGTACTAACCGCGCTCACTGAGTTGTTCGGAGTCCACTATCTAGTTTCTGCAGCGTTTGGATTTTTAGTTGCGAATGTATTTAACTATCTTTTCAGTATGCGCTACGTTTTCCAAAGCCGATTTACCAAGGAAGAGCGACACAAAGAGTTTTTGCTATTCGTTTTGCTTTCTGTCTTTGGATTACTATTTAATCAGCTGTTTATGTGGCTATTTGTAGAAGTTGTTGGCCTTTATTATTTGATTGGAAAAGTGTTAGCCACTGGATTTGTGATGCTATGGAACTTTATCTCACGAAAACTATGGATAGAATAG
- a CDS encoding glycosyltransferase family 2 protein, whose product MISIVIPCFNEEEMLPLFYKEMKTIMDGTEIVDFELIFVNDGSSDQTLAMLRELSYYDERTRYLSFSRNFGKEAAIYAGLEHSKGDFVAVMDADLQDPPMLLPVMYKTLKTKEYDCIGTKRVDRNGEPKVRSFFAKSFYKIMNRISDNQIVEGARDYRLMTRRMVDAVLEMTEYNRFSKGIFTWVGFETKYIEYSNVERPAGNTSWSFWQLFKYSLDGIVAFSEVPLAIASFMGILSFGIAILLALFFTIRTLILGNPTSGWTSLMVMILGMGGLQLLSLGIIGKYLGKTFLETKKRPIYILKETDEDQEDSENE is encoded by the coding sequence TTGATATCGATTGTCATTCCTTGTTTTAATGAGGAAGAAATGTTACCTCTTTTTTACAAAGAAATGAAGACCATTATGGACGGCACGGAAATAGTAGATTTTGAATTGATTTTTGTAAATGATGGATCATCTGATCAAACACTCGCCATGCTACGAGAACTCTCTTATTACGATGAACGAACACGCTACTTATCTTTTTCTCGTAATTTTGGGAAAGAAGCCGCGATCTATGCGGGTTTGGAGCATTCAAAGGGTGATTTTGTAGCGGTGATGGATGCAGATTTACAAGACCCACCGATGTTGCTACCCGTTATGTATAAAACCCTAAAAACAAAAGAGTATGATTGCATCGGAACGAAGCGGGTTGACCGCAATGGGGAACCTAAAGTACGATCGTTTTTTGCTAAGAGTTTCTACAAAATAATGAATCGAATATCTGATAACCAAATAGTGGAGGGTGCTCGGGACTATCGCTTAATGACTCGACGGATGGTGGATGCCGTATTAGAAATGACCGAATACAATCGTTTCTCCAAAGGTATCTTTACTTGGGTAGGTTTCGAAACAAAGTACATTGAATACAGCAATGTGGAGCGACCGGCTGGGAATACATCTTGGTCCTTTTGGCAGCTGTTTAAATACTCGTTAGATGGGATTGTTGCGTTTAGCGAAGTTCCTTTAGCAATCGCTAGCTTCATGGGAATTCTATCCTTTGGTATTGCGATTCTGTTAGCGTTGTTCTTTACGATTCGTACTCTGATTTTAGGGAATCCGACAAGCGGTTGGACTTCCTTAATGGTAATGATTCTAGGAATGGGTGGTTTACAGCTACTTTCTCTAGGTATCATTGGCAAGTATTTAGGAAAGACCTTCTTAGAAACGAAGAAGCGCCCGATTTATATTTTGAAAGAAACGGATGAAGATCAAGAGGATTCTGAGAATGAATAA
- a CDS encoding alkaline phosphatase family protein, protein MNNIIKNKWMQCTLTLIIGFAASFLGVFLLQYFHFQLDFEKTIEFISNQTRLNFMEAGIVFLVFLWSYFLSGSRWLSSFMIILFSFILGIASQQKLLYRGEPLYPSDAYFLKDFRFLLTMVDAGILTAMATILVLLTAAIVYFVKKRKKEKISKNWFIVRMAGFVIISFALFYVYQFNQPGNKIKAAFTNRVSWISYSQERNYTENGVVSGLMYNFKAPAVDKPENYSKATIQAVYEKYNQEAEKINQERNNSLEDVNIIYVMSETFSDLQKIEGLTISKDSIPKFRELTKNSLSGEVLSQGYGGGTANIEFEALTGISLEPLSSNITTPFIQLSNQMSKLPSVMDYMAETNHQLTAIHPYNTTMYKRLENYQALGFDSYIFQDDMKYTERIDENTYISDEAAHMEVMDVLKESDGKDFVHLVTMQNHKPFVHKYEEVEYEVEGAPYNLEVANYAQGLQYSDDALQTFLDELDEFNEKTIVVFWGDHLPSFYGDELFNLNGHVTMHETPLLFYSNFTENVEDLGTISPIYFINHLLEMTNTPVKPFSALLHNMEAVLPAMEKGFYLERGSELKNDREELNSETQEILEDYDMILYDLTTGKNYSKELGFY, encoded by the coding sequence GTGAATAATATAATTAAAAACAAATGGATGCAATGTACATTAACGTTAATAATTGGTTTTGCAGCTTCTTTTCTAGGTGTCTTTTTATTGCAGTATTTTCATTTTCAATTAGATTTTGAAAAAACGATTGAATTTATTAGTAATCAAACACGTTTGAATTTTATGGAAGCTGGAATTGTTTTTTTAGTTTTCTTATGGAGTTATTTTTTGTCAGGGTCAAGATGGTTGTCTTCATTTATGATTATCTTATTTTCTTTTATTTTAGGAATAGCATCTCAACAAAAATTATTATATAGAGGAGAGCCTTTATATCCATCAGATGCTTATTTTTTGAAAGATTTTCGTTTTCTACTGACTATGGTTGATGCAGGAATCCTAACAGCAATGGCTACTATTCTGGTGCTTCTTACTGCAGCGATTGTTTATTTTGTTAAAAAAAGAAAGAAAGAGAAAATCAGTAAAAATTGGTTCATTGTTAGAATGGCCGGATTTGTCATTATTTCTTTTGCTCTTTTTTATGTTTATCAATTTAATCAACCAGGAAATAAAATAAAAGCTGCTTTTACAAATAGAGTAAGTTGGATATCATACAGTCAAGAAAGAAATTATACTGAAAATGGAGTAGTTTCAGGGCTAATGTATAACTTCAAAGCTCCTGCAGTTGATAAACCTGAAAATTATAGTAAGGCTACTATTCAAGCTGTGTATGAAAAATATAATCAAGAAGCTGAAAAAATCAATCAGGAACGAAATAATAGTTTAGAAGATGTCAATATCATTTATGTAATGAGTGAGACCTTTTCTGATTTACAAAAGATAGAAGGATTAACGATATCAAAAGATTCTATTCCAAAATTTAGAGAGTTGACGAAGAATAGTCTATCGGGCGAAGTTCTTTCTCAAGGATATGGTGGTGGTACAGCAAACATTGAATTTGAAGCTTTAACAGGTATCTCTTTAGAACCATTATCTTCTAATATTACAACGCCTTTTATTCAATTGAGTAACCAAATGTCAAAACTTCCATCTGTTATGGATTACATGGCTGAAACGAATCATCAGCTCACTGCCATTCATCCTTATAATACAACGATGTATAAACGTCTAGAAAATTATCAAGCTTTAGGATTTGATTCCTATATCTTTCAAGATGATATGAAGTATACAGAGCGTATTGATGAGAATACTTATATTTCTGATGAAGCCGCTCATATGGAAGTGATGGATGTTTTGAAGGAATCAGATGGAAAAGACTTTGTTCATCTGGTGACCATGCAAAATCATAAGCCATTTGTTCATAAATATGAAGAGGTAGAGTATGAAGTAGAAGGCGCTCCTTATAACTTGGAAGTTGCGAATTACGCACAAGGACTACAGTATAGTGATGACGCTCTTCAAACATTTTTAGATGAACTAGATGAGTTTAATGAAAAAACAATTGTAGTTTTTTGGGGCGATCATTTACCTTCATTTTATGGAGATGAACTTTTTAATTTAAATGGACATGTTACGATGCATGAAACCCCGTTGTTATTTTATTCTAATTTCACAGAAAATGTTGAGGATTTAGGAACGATTAGTCCTATTTACTTTATCAATCATTTATTAGAAATGACCAATACGCCAGTTAAACCATTCTCTGCACTGCTTCACAATATGGAAGCAGTCCTACCAGCAATGGAAAAGGGGTTTTACTTAGAAAGAGGATCCGAATTAAAAAATGATAGAGAAGAATTGAATTCTGAAACACAAGAAATTTTAGAAGATTATGATATGATTTTATACGATCTTACAACTGGAAAAAACTATAGTAAGGAACTAGGTTTTTATTAA
- a CDS encoding glucosaminidase domain-containing protein — protein MKKRKKILSSISLLLMTTNLVAHSVTPAFATELPSSKNSQKEESLDKDTIQDFSESAEVESTIPSTEEEDLDIPVVEEDMEQPVQEEDQDFSNPTPEVDEETDNKVEEELIEIPIIEETDEDEIIESKETEEEIEGSEELSEEIPEKVEQTEEVEEIIPEEFQGLEEYNQSEIYDLAMQIMEDDLQSKSGRSLMMRSFSTGMPHVDSFFESIVPLAIEDSIQSGVLPSITIAQGALESAWGLSGLTKSANNLFGIKSSNDWNGKVHNIITQEYMPAKYDSKGNIIAKAYWYNVVAGFRMYNNWLESVNDHGKFFTSTEWRKNNYKHVIGEKDYRKAAQALLDSGYATDPGYANKLIAIIDNYGLYKYDEVPVLTSKYHVQKKGWLSKSGSSLTLGNAEEGLRVEDLRLNFPQNNDIGIQFSSHIQKTGWTSWVGEGNTAGNTGKSLRMEAIKMKLSGEAAKNYDIFYRVYSDTVGWSGWAKNGNAAGTEAYARGIESIEIKIAWKGDNPVTVSDSAFKVFTEPHVNYRTHLQYDGWITTVKDGALSGTTGKGRRLEALEVYLSSTPYAGSIQYQTHVQKYGWMDKVSNGATSGTNGEAKRVEAIKLNLTDVMAQEYDIYYRTHIQTYGWTGWAKNGQPSGSEGLGRRMEAMQIKLVKKGKQAPGSTANSFYK, from the coding sequence ATGAAAAAAAGGAAAAAAATTCTCTCGTCCATTAGCCTATTACTTATGACTACTAACTTAGTTGCCCATTCTGTTACACCTGCATTTGCAACTGAACTTCCTTCATCAAAAAACTCTCAAAAAGAAGAGTCCTTAGATAAAGATACGATTCAAGATTTTAGTGAATCAGCTGAAGTAGAGTCAACTATTCCTTCTACAGAGGAAGAAGATTTAGATATACCAGTAGTTGAAGAAGATATGGAACAACCGGTGCAGGAAGAAGATCAGGATTTTTCTAATCCTACACCAGAAGTAGATGAAGAAACAGATAATAAAGTAGAAGAAGAACTTATAGAAATACCAATTATAGAAGAAACAGATGAAGATGAAATTATAGAATCAAAAGAAACTGAAGAAGAGATAGAAGGATCAGAAGAATTATCAGAAGAAATACCTGAAAAAGTCGAACAAACTGAAGAAGTAGAAGAAATAATTCCAGAAGAATTTCAAGGTCTTGAAGAATATAACCAAAGTGAGATCTATGATTTGGCTATGCAAATAATGGAAGATGATTTACAATCTAAATCTGGTCGTTCCCTTATGATGCGAAGTTTTTCAACTGGTATGCCTCACGTAGATTCATTTTTTGAATCAATTGTTCCACTTGCTATCGAAGATAGTATTCAGTCCGGTGTTTTACCATCGATTACCATCGCTCAAGGAGCTTTAGAATCCGCATGGGGACTAAGTGGTTTAACCAAAAGTGCAAATAATTTATTTGGAATCAAAAGTTCCAATGATTGGAACGGAAAAGTACATAATATTATCACACAAGAGTATATGCCTGCTAAATATGACTCCAAAGGAAATATCATTGCTAAAGCATATTGGTATAACGTTGTTGCAGGATTTCGAATGTATAACAATTGGTTAGAAAGTGTAAATGATCATGGTAAATTCTTTACGAGTACTGAATGGAGAAAAAATAATTATAAACATGTAATTGGTGAAAAGGATTATCGTAAAGCAGCACAAGCATTGCTTGATTCAGGATATGCAACTGATCCTGGATATGCTAATAAATTAATCGCTATAATTGATAACTACGGACTTTATAAATATGATGAAGTTCCTGTTTTAACTAGTAAATACCATGTACAGAAAAAAGGTTGGTTAAGTAAAAGTGGTTCCTCTTTAACTTTAGGGAATGCTGAAGAAGGGTTACGAGTAGAAGATTTACGTCTTAACTTTCCACAGAATAATGATATAGGAATTCAATTTAGCTCACACATTCAAAAAACTGGATGGACTAGTTGGGTTGGAGAAGGAAATACTGCAGGAAATACTGGAAAAAGCTTACGAATGGAAGCTATAAAAATGAAGCTTTCTGGCGAAGCGGCTAAAAATTATGATATTTTCTACCGAGTATATTCTGATACAGTAGGTTGGTCTGGCTGGGCTAAAAATGGAAATGCAGCTGGAACAGAAGCATATGCTAGAGGAATAGAATCGATTGAAATTAAAATAGCTTGGAAAGGTGATAATCCGGTAACGGTATCTGATTCCGCATTTAAAGTTTTTACAGAACCACATGTTAATTATCGTACTCATCTTCAATATGACGGCTGGATTACAACTGTAAAAGATGGAGCACTTTCAGGAACAACTGGAAAAGGCAGACGTTTAGAGGCTTTAGAAGTTTATCTTTCCTCTACACCTTACGCAGGCTCTATTCAGTATCAAACCCACGTTCAAAAGTATGGTTGGATGGATAAAGTATCCAATGGTGCTACCAGTGGAACAAATGGAGAAGCGAAGCGAGTAGAAGCTATAAAGCTTAACTTAACAGATGTAATGGCTCAAGAATATGATATTTACTATCGTACGCACATTCAAACATACGGTTGGACAGGTTGGGCTAAAAATGGTCAACCATCCGGTTCAGAAGGACTAGGAAGACGTATGGAAGCTATGCAAATTAAATTAGTAAAAAAAGGTAAACAAGCACCAGGATCCACAGCGAATTCATTTTATAAATAA